A genome region from Setaria italica strain Yugu1 chromosome III, Setaria_italica_v2.0, whole genome shotgun sequence includes the following:
- the LOC101753490 gene encoding cation/calcium exchanger 1, with amino-acid sequence MAFLYRLLKCRRNAAAAVASAAFLLLVLVLSVLLAAARRDGDAAGTMVFFSGASPAISAAPPLLLLLGGQEEGTSCEAALRSLPDHGSRCRYLSWQGHPPCAPGAYVDYLRLFYCDFGRAPWLGAGAMALWLLVLFYLLGDTASRYFCASLEGLSEALRLPPAIAGVTLLSLGNGAPDVLSSVVAFAGTGGGGGGDAGDVGLSSVLGGALFVSTVVAGVVAVVAESRGEVVIERRGFVRDVCFLLVALCYLLAVLLAGTVTVWAAASFLSLYAAYVLIVWFSHCCAAARAEDDDDPLLEDGKKPAAAANNSSDVLAAPLLLDVHGDGGAAPPLPISFNKSTTSPPPEKTFSQRAMDALQSPLYLPRRLTIPDITAHRWSKRYAVASAFLSPLLLAATSSPTSPAALFSALAAGALLAAAAAHTTTSTSPPETRCGRLPWLAGGFLMSVLWSYLLARELVALLVAIGLVAGVKASVLGATVLAWGNSLGDLVADVAMAMHGGAGGAQTAVSGCYAGPAFNTVVGLGLSLTMAAGARYPRPYAIPADASAYQAAGFLAAALVWAIVVLPARGMRLDRVLGVGLLVVYLAFIAVRLVSLGGS; translated from the coding sequence cctgctcgtcctcgtcctctccgtcctcctcgccgccgcgcgccgcgacggcgacgcggcggggACGATGGTCTTCTTCTCCGGCGCTTCTCCCGCGATCTCGGCGGCGCCtcccttgctgctgctgctgggcggCCAAGAGGAGGGGACGAGCTGCGAGGCGGCGCTGCGGTCGCTGCCGGACCACGGCTCGCGGTGCCGGTACCTGTCGTGGCAGGGGCACCCGCCGTGCGCGCCGGGGGCGTACGTCGACTACCTCCGGCTCTTCTACTGCGACTTCGGCCGCGCGCCGTGGCTGGGCGCCGGCGCGATGGCGCTGTGGCTGCTGGTCCTCTTCTACCTCCTCGGCGACACGGCGTCGCGCTACTTCTGCGCGTCGCTCGAGGGGCTCTCGGAGGCGCTGCGcctgccgccggccatcgcGGGCGTCACGCTCCTCTCGCTCGGCAACGGCGCGCCCGACGTGCTCTCCAGCGTCGTCGCGTtcgccggcaccggcggtggcggcggaggcgacgccGGGGACGTCGGGCTCAGCAGCGTGCTCGGCGGCGCGCTGTTCGTGTCCACGGTCGtggccggcgtcgtcgccgtcgtcgcggaGAGCCGGGGGGAGGTCGTGATCGAGCGGCGCGGGTTCGTGCGCGACGTGTGCTTCCTGCTCGTGGCGCTGTGCTACCTCCTCGCCGTGCTGCTCGCCGGCACCGTCACCGTCTGGGCCGCCGCGTCGTTCCTCTCCCTCTACGCCGCCTACGTCCTCATCGTCTGGTTCTCCCACTGCTGCGCGGCCGCCAGagcggaggacgacgacgacccgcTCCTGGAGGACGGCAagaagcccgccgccgccgcgaacaATTCCTCCGACGTcctcgccgcccctctccttcTCGACgtccacggcgacggcggcgcagcACCTCCGCTCCCCATCTCCTTCAACAAGTCTACCacttccccgccgccggagaAAACCTTCTCCCAGCGCGCCATGGACGCGCTCCAGTCGCCGCTGTACCTCCCGCGGCGCCTGACGATCCCGGACATCACCGCGCACCGGTGGTCCAAGCGCTACGCCGTGGCGTCCGCCTTTCTctccccgctcctcctcgccgccacctcTTCCCCCACCAGCCCCGCCGCGCTCTTCTCCGCCTTGGCGGCGGGTGCCCTCCTGGCCGCCGCGGCTGCCCACACAACAACCTCCACCTCCCCTCCTGAGACCCGGTGCGGGCGCCTCCCGTGGCTCGCGGGCGGGTTCCTGATGTCGGTGCTCTGGTCCTACCTCCTAGCCCGCGAGCTCGTCGCCCTTCTCGTGGCGATCGGTCTCGTCGCCGGCGTGAAGGCGAGCGTGCTGGGCGCGACAGTGCTGGCGTGGGGGAACTCGCTGGGGGACCTGGTGGCGGACGTGGCGATGGCCATgcacggtggcgccggcggggcccagACGGCCGTGTCGGGCTGCTACGCGGGCCCGGCGTTCAACACggtggtgggcctgggcctgtCGCTCACGATGGCCGCCGGGGCCCGGTACCCGCGGCCGTACGCGATCCCGGCGGACGCGTCGGCGTACCAGGCCGCGGGATTCCttgcggcggcgctggtgtGGGCCATCGTGGTGCTCCCCGCCCGCGGGATGCGGCTCGACCGGGTGCTCGGGGtcggcctcctcgtcgtctACCTCGCGTTCATCGCCGTCAGGCTGGTCTCGCTCGGAGGgtcttga